The DNA window cgggaattaagaaaagattgtgtcctaacttactgggcatgatccctttcctaaacccgagataataaaatatcttttaaataagtaaaattctggcattcattcacgtattgggaatttgagacattgtattctaacttactggatatgattctctttctcgaataatgtgaaatatgcccattttcttgaaaattttcaacgttttaatacaaggatcgtatttttttaattcttctaagttttcaattttcgacattaagacattaagtaatcaactaaggtaccaattttgggcgtatcgagggtgctaatccttcctcgtgcgtaaccgactcccgaacccgttttctgaatttcgcggaccaaacttgttgttttaataaaatcaaaccgtttattaaaaatgaccgcttttcgaggtgatccaatcacaccttataaaaaggattggtggcgactcctgtttcatttttttcaaaacccaagtcgaccccgttttatcaaaaaagaggtgtcaacagcttggcgactccactggggatactaagtgagtcgagccacgagttgattattttttgtctttttgtcgaaaatcaaaaacttggtttaaatatacgttcctttcatcgcatttcattgcttttattacaattttcatcgttgtggtttataattgctgcgttagtttaagtttttgtatctttttgcacattgcattgcatgaccgttggtcacacctttttaagtgggagtgagaaactacgccttcgtgaggttttcacctccgcatgggatagtaaATCGCttctgggatacatccgtacctatgtcttcgtgagattttcatctccgcatggccataggaaaatgtatccccctgaatcgaacttggtccgtatgagcctataatgggtgaggattgaggaatctgctggttcaggtaccttatcTCTAGAGCCATACCACATGTAGTGAACCTTAAGAAccgacctaggtagagctactccaaattttagtgcttacctaaatgaatgttgtatttattgtcgcttattttaaatcttattctgtgtttaatgctaatttactttgtttgtgattgcatggcatcttcattctaaaagaggtgtcgatttacattcagtttctcagtagaaagcttatcatggaaaaggggtttgttgataaagtagaggataatgcggctgtgcgaatatgggctgaaacgacacaacgggagaaaggcgatagtcttaccaaagggtacgtgtcagaattgtgggattttacccgtatcagtgtaatccagaatgaccttcgagaaatgaaagaagtctgggatcaatgggacgtcgaggccaagcagctgttctattgtaactacggtgacctaccttatctgcttagtgtcaaagtggacaagtatttattccgagcccttgctcagttctGGAAttctgcctacagttgtttcacttttgggaaagtagatttgacgcctactgtggaggagtatacgaccttgcttcggtgcccaaagattcaagtcgacaaggcttattccagagctgcttgtgtccctccgttgttaaagaaattaatgaacatcactgggatgagcgagcagtgggtcgctgcccggatccaacagaagggcgacagtaaatgtgttccttggaaaagtttgcgagatttggtgcttgtgcatcctgacttaaagaaaagggtcgatgtcttcgctttaggtatctatggactagtggttttccccaaagctttaggacacatagacgaggctgtatctgatttgtttgatcggcttagtaaaggggtgacaccggttccggcaatactcgctgaaacttttagatccctgaatgcgtgtcgaaaagtaggggagggaaggtttattggatgcgcgcagctcttattggcatggttccatagccacttctggaaggtcgaaaaggtctcttatcgggtattctccgatagctactcccctctaggagaattggtggccacgccaagacgggatgatatttcagaagaaaaatggatagagatactccagaatctccaggatgaagatattgaatggagggctccttggttaattcctgatgagatattgtaccgatgtggagattttgactgggttccgctgctcggaatatggggagctatcggatatgctcctctactcgtatcaagacaatatagatcacgacaattcataccagcaacgcaggggttggcttatagtgatttttcctatagggaggacaattacaagaagaaggttcgagaaatatctagtgcctggaaccagactcgtcgaatgaagatcttagccgtgggtccgacaattacccccgagtatggtcagtggcgtgatcaaaggatcaacgacaacatcccggcgtcaaattcagaaactgctcgatctttagaggaacacttacaagttttgccttctgagatagaaatcatcaaacaagaattcgaaaaaaggagtttagaattggggaagaagatagaacaactagaggaagaaaaaatgcagttaggactggatgtggacattcaaaggttagaggccgataaattgagaaaaggaaagaacaaagcagaagaagatttggacagcctgaagacagattacaagaagttgcgtaggtcggtaagaactgctggcttgggtaaaacgccagaacaatggcgacaagaaattcaggaggaaaagacgaaagctaatcaatgggaaaagaaattccaggatactcgggctcgagaagtcgccttgggaaagagtctactagattgccaagacgagaagacggagttgaaggtccggataactgaactagaaagatcgcttcaccagtactgtaatcgtaatgctacggttgaattaagggcgagcttagacaaaattgaagaattgaaaagACAAATAagagggctagagaatgcattgcacgatagtgaaatccggatagagcttctggaagaaagtaatgagcagtggcaaaaacaattccgtcggtctcaagagcagattggagaaagagattatattatgggagaggcggtgactcaagtgcgcgaggtagctgatcatctgcaaactctagcggttcaggctgatctattaagtttgaagtatgagttagagtccgacaggggccgagagttagcttggcttcttagaaaggttaaggctttgactgtaagggcaaagccgtatatgtagtctattttatgtaaagaaactctttatctagtaaagttttctaatgaagttgaatgagaatcagtgcctctttttctttgcattcttttcatgcattgcatcacattatatgcattaatgaccattaaaaaaacctaatcgaataaaatcatttcagttaacctggaaaaccaacaaaattACGGTacccgagctaagacaaaaattatggaccaaaggttggagaagctagagcgacttcaaagagaaatgcaggaccagttgcaggcgcaaatgaaagagcaaatagaaaagattcagcgtgacatggtgcaaaagatggaggagtcccaaaatgatctggtggctaagatgacgcaattattgaagggagtagataagggtaaaggtcctgtgattgttagtgaagaagaaaacaatggtgaaccactttatcctccaggtttcacgcctcctcatgcgcaagtacagactgagctgcatccgcggagaccctctgtgtcggttagaccccagcagttccaagacgatgcttcaatcccaacgaattttcaacccggagcgggctttaatcccggtgatagcccgaataatattgctgtcccagatcttgacgagatggttgaaaaggacaaggcgaaggaggaatttccaaaacaatttgaggagaaatggaaatggatagaagaaaagtttagggcaatagaaagcatcgaaagctatggaatagatgcaaaggatctgagcttggttccggacttggtgctcccttacaaatttaagatgccggaatttgagaaatacaacgggactagttgcccgggatcccatattactatgttttgtagaagaatgacggggcatattaataatgatcaattattaatacattgctttcaggaaagtcttacgggagcggcgtcaaagtggtacaatcagctgagccgagctaaaattgctacttggagggatttagcacaggctttcctgagacaatacaatcatgtcttagaaatgatgcctgacaggataactctgcaaaatttagagaaaaaatcgaacgaaagcttcagacaatatgcgcagaggtggcgagaggtggcggttcaggtgcaaccaccgcttttggaaaaagagatgacgacgctttttattaatactttgaaagctccgttcatcactcacatgttgggaagcgcttcaaaaaatttctcggatataatcatgaatggtgaaatgattgagcatgccattaaaagtggaaaaatagatggaggagaaaataataggagggcacccccgaggaaaagagaaaatgaagtgaataatgtgaatgcttatggtaggtcaattaccgtgaatcaaccaaagaaagtggttgctaatcaacagggatcatcaagacaagagttaggagctaggcaaactactgaaaagccccaattcacgccaatcccgatgtcatacaaggagttgtatcagactttattcgatgcacatgttgttgctcctcgttacttgagtcctctacaacctccgtatccaaaatggtatgatacgaacgcgcaatgtgattatcatgcgggaatttctgggcactcgatagaaattgtactgccttcaagaaggtagtagaaggacttatcaatttaggtgttgtcaaacttgacgactcacctaacgcaaagaatccgttacctaatcacgcagataagggggtgaatatggttagcgaaggtacgggagaagaagtcaagactgacattgctgaagtaaaaactccattgaaacgggtctggaaagaaatggcgaaaagaggtttggttatttcagattctgaggaagggcatgagacgggaaattattgtgaatttcaccataaaacagggcacgaaatccaagaatgtgaaggattcaaggctttggttcaaagcatgatggataacaaggagatgaggttttatgaagatgcgaaagaaatgagaagcatatgcgcgacagagttgggaacaaaggctccaaaaataaatcatcctgtggtcattatctcacgccctaagggtaatgaggttagggctcaggtaacaccgaaaattgtaatccagaaaccatcaaatttctcttatagggataacaaaatggtgccgtggaattacgggtgtaatgtgaccattttgggaaaagaagcagaaagaaatcaggaaataggttcttacacgcgcaatggaaaaagatatgacgctcaagcagagtcgtccagggaagagaattggaagaaagaacataggaaagggaaagcagtagaagttgaaccattggtaaatgaaccaataaaagaagaggaggcaaaggagtttctgaagtttttgaaacacagtgaatacagtgttgtggagcaactacacaaacagccagcccgcatttctgtattagctttactcttaaactcggaagtacatcggaatgcactattaaaggtgctaaacgaaacatatgtggctgacgatatttcggtaaacaagctggatcggctgatcaacaatattggtgctgacaattttatcttcttcagtgatgatgaaataccatccggaggaagaggttctactaaagccctacatgttactgtccgatgcaaagggtacacactcccggggccttggttgataatggatcggcactaaatgtattgcctttgtccactcttagtcgattaccaatagacagttcgcacatgaaagcatgccagagcatagtaagggcatttgatggaacaaaaaaggaggttatggggagaattgaggtaccattaaggattggcccagtcacttatgaggtggatttcttggtaatggatattaaaccctcctacaactgtctattggggagaccgtggatacactcagcaggggcagtaccttcatcattacatcagaaggtgaagttggtatcggaggatcggttggtaacaatcgatgcagaggaggatattatcgcaataatgactagcgatgcaccttatgtggacatcaacgatgaggcactagaatgttcttttcggtcgttagaatttgtgaacgcgatgtttattgcggagggaaatagaattccagtaccgaaaatatccaggaccactgagatgggattgcgattgatggtaggaagaggagccttacccgggaaaggattgggaaaatatcttcagggaaggattgaggcaccaatgccgaaggaaaagtttgatagatttggtttagggtacaagccagacatgaagcagaagaagaaagaaatagagaagagacaagagagaagaagggcgcgtttgaatggacatgaagctaagtgtgagcccttaacctttccccacatatctgcatctttgtgtcgggaggatttatccattctgaatgtggagtgtccggtagcggcatgggaggaatgttggaaaatgtttataccaatgccatagaagcaacggaaaggagggctttgttggagatctgcccttatgagcctggaagcgagctaaacaattggactgctgaagaaatccctgtagtctttagggcttattcagagtaatgctcaaaacattcctgttgtttgttggcctagaaacaatatgaaattttttgtgaaataggcatgggcctaaatatcattatttaatgaaatacatgtcaacgttcatcttgatcagtcttttttttatttttcatttggttgattgtcttacaaataattctttcatttgtaattcttttgcacaaacatattcataaatttatattcttggtatattctttgatatgccttcataggtcttcagatatcaatgacatgagtgacgctgcctcaaacacggagcctatttttgagcaagaggtGTGTTCAGAaggatcccacgactttgaaaatgacgaagattatgatgcatctccggacttgttaagaatgatggaacaagaggataagcatatcctacctcatagggaattgttagaaatagtgagcctagaggatggaaaggaggtgaaaattggaactgaaatcaccgcaaagacaaggcaagacctcattaatttgctccgagagttcaaggatgttttcgcgtggtcgtaccaagatatgcctgggctaagtactaacattgtggtgcatcgtctgcccataaagaggattgtaaacccgttcaacagaagcttaggagaatgagacctgacattgtgttgaaaataagagaagaggtcaaaagacaattcgacgctggtttcttacaagaggtcaagtattcggattggtaccaacatcgtccctgttcccaaaaaagatagaaaggtacgaatgtgtgtggattataggattgaacaaggctagtccaaaggacaactttccactgcctcacattgatactttggtaataacacggcgggctattcattgtttctttcatggacggtttctctggatacaatcaaataaagatgcatcctggagacatgagaaaaaccacattcattaccttatgggaacattctgttacaaggtaatgcccttcggattgaagaatgcggagAAGTATCAAAGgcatggtgactttgtttcacgtgATGCAAANNNNNNNNNNNNNNNNNNNNNNNNNNNNNNNNNNNNNNNNNNNNNNNNNNNNNNNNNNNNNNNNNNNNNNNNNNNNNNNNNNNNNNNNNNNNNNNNNNNNNNNNNNNNNNNNNNNNNNNNNNNNNNNNNNNNNNNNNNNNNNNNNNNNNNNNNNNNNNNNNNNNNNNNNNNNNNNNNNNNNNNNNNNNNNNNNNNNNNNNNNNNNNNNNNNNNNNNNNNNNNNNNNNNNNNNNNNNNNNNNNNNNNNNNNNNNNNNNNNNNNNNNNNNNNNNNNNNNNNNNNNNNNNNNNNNNNNNNNNNNNNNNNNNNNNNNNNNNNNNNNNNNNNNNNNNNNNNNNNNNNNNNNNNNNNNNNNNNNNNNNNNNNNNNNNNNNNNNNNNNNNNNNNNNNNNNNNNNNNNNNNNNNNNNNNNNNNNNNNNNNNNNNNNNNNNNNNNNNNNNNNNNNNNNNNNNNNNNNNNNNNNNNNNNNNNNNNNNNNNNNNNNNNNNNNNNNNNNNNNCaactgaaaataaaacaaaattacatTGCAATAAAGAACAGTTAGTTAATATGCTATATTAAATTCCATTCTACAACCGACATTAGCTCAATTGAGAACATAAAATTATCATTTGCACTTTAACAATGATTTGAGATAGTTCAAAGTAAATGTAGAGGTGGATGGCCAAAACAAGCAAGCTTGCGGAAAACTGACATATACTGTTAAAGCAAGTCAGTATAAGTGAAGCATGAGCTCATTGCCTTCAATAGAATTGAACATTCCAAAGAGGAAAACGAGTGCTGATAACATATAAAAGAACCTACGGCATGGAAAAGGATTTTGTACACATTAGCCACAACTAAGTAACTATTTTACTTTCAACTTTCAACCATTGAGACATATTTTTGCTTCCTAAATTAAGTGAGTTTACCATCATTTAGTAAAGCGCAGATGTTGCAGCGCCACTTTCTTCTAGCATCTGTAAAAGTGACATAGGGATTCACATATGCGCGACATCTTCTACAGCGAATAATGCCAGTTGAAATGTAATTAATGACTGGCACTTCCTCCTGAATAGGAAAAAGGTAATCGACGGGAAAAACATTAGTCTTCAACAAAATACACTTATTGTAAatctaaaaaaagaaattattattgAATCTTGAGACACTTACCCCTTCAGGATCCTCCGCAAGAGGACAGACAACAGCTCCAAGAGTCAAATGCCATCTTGAAGCTAAAGACTGAGAAGATGGTATGCCACTTGTAGTAAGCCGTAGGTATCTGGGATTGCAGTTCATAGGATACATCTTGGTGAAAGAACTTGGCTCCTCATCACCATCCAACGGCCTAGGAAGTGTTCTATGATCGCATCCAGGATCAATTGATCCAGGCAAAGATGCAAGAGAGAGTGAACTAAAATCTTCTGTCAAGCTTTGGATGCCACCAATAGGAGGTGCAGAGCTAGGATGCTGCATTTGGCCCCTTGACTGGTAGCCCAAGGAAGCAGCTACTGGTGGGGGAGGAGCATAACTTCCTTGCTGACTAGAAAAGGGAGAAGATGATGCTGGTGGAGGAGGCATAAAACTTCCTTGCTGAGCAGGAAAAGGTGAAGGTGCTTGTGAAACTGCAGGTTTCTTGCTTGGATATCCAGGAAAAGGTGGCAGGAAATTGGATTTGGTGGCAGAATAAGATGAATCTGGAGGGGAGAAAGTTGGCTGAATATTGGGTCTAGGCCCCGAAAACAATAAACCTGTTGGAGGTTGAGGAACATTCACACCAGATGGAGAAAAATTTACAGATTGTGGTGAAGATCCCATTGGCACTGGTGGTACTTGTGATTGTGGAGGGAAAGAAACAGATGAAGCAGATACTTGACTGGCACGAGGTTGAAATGGTGGCTGCCCCTCGGGTGGTGCACGTATAGGGGGGGATTGAGCTGTTGAAGGAAACGGTGATGTTGGAAATTGCTGATAAGGTCCCCCAACAGGTGGAACAGATGTTATGGGTGGAGGTGGTACTGATTGATCGCTAAAACGAGCTAGCGGTCTAGGTCCAGCTGATGAGAAAGGAGTCATAGTTGGGGGAGCACTTGGTGGGGT is part of the Gossypium hirsutum isolate 1008001.06 chromosome D11, Gossypium_hirsutum_v2.1, whole genome shotgun sequence genome and encodes:
- the LOC121223213 gene encoding protein transport protein Sec24-like At3g07100, producing the protein MGTENPGRPNFPMRPPPGPFASAPPTMTPFSSSRPTPPSAPPTMTPFSSAGPRPLARFSDQSVPPPPITSVPPVGGPYQQFPTSPFPSTAQSPPIRAPPEGQPPFQPRASQVSASSVSFPPQSQVPPVPMGSSPQSVNFSPSGVNVPQPPTGLLFSGPRPNIQPTFSPPDSSYSATKSNFLPPFPGYPSKKPAVSQAPSPFPAQQGSFMPPPPASSSPFSSQQGSYAPPPPVAASLGYQSRGQMQHPSSAPPIGGIQSLTEDFSSLSLASLPGSIDPGCDHRTLPRPLDGDEEPSSFTKMYPMNCNPRYLRLTTSGIPSSQSLASRWHLTLGAVVCPLAEDPEGEEVPVINYISTGIIRCRRCRAYVNPYVTFTDARRKWRCNICALLNDGGAGRATSEGQVIGGVGGDWACTLCSYGLALSKSVPLKGGYADAQLDERCGAGFTMMALPVKRLLKHLYPSLIRIDEYLLKPSAQTDDFKNIMKRLPLVAESLDSRGLYLYDDGFRFVIWFGRMLSPDVAKNLLGADFAAELSKVILSEHDNEMSRRLMRILKKLRESDPSYYQLPYLVRQGEQPKEGLLLLVNLLEDQMGGTSGYVDWIMQIHRQVQQNT